The genomic DNA AATCGCCGGTGCAGTACCAGTCGAAGTCCTCGCCGCCGCCGCCCCAGCCACGGCGGTCGTACTCGCCGATGGTGGTGCGCAGAATTTCCTGGCCGTCCGGTCGCTCCTCGTAGGCCTCCAACCGGCGCAGGGGCAGCTGCCAGCAGACCTCGGGCTTGACGACGGTCAGCTCCTCCCCGGCGTCGACCGCCCACTGGTGCAGGGCGCAGCCGGCGCCGGTCGGCCAGCCGGCCCGGTTGGCGAAGACGCAGGCCCCGCCGGTGACCTTCGTCTTCAACGCCGGCTGGGGGTTGCCCTCCTCGTCGTCCAGCTCGTCCCAGACCAGCCAGGGTTCGATCTCGTCGGTGGCGTCCGGGGAATCCGCGGCCGCGAAAAACTCGTCGACGGCCGCACTGCGCCCCTGCCAGTACTTGGCGGGCATCCGCTTGACGGCGTCGTAGAGCTGGTCACGGTCAGTCTCGTCCGCCATGTAGGCGCCGTGGTTGCAGCAGCCGACGTCCGGGTCAGATTGGAGGATGCCGTGGCACGCGTCGGTGCCGAATGCGCAGTTCCAGTTCGACTCCAGCCACGTCAGATCGACGGAGAAGACGTGGTGTTCGTCCTCCGGGTTGGTGAATTCGAACCAGTCACGGGGGAAGTCGGGGGCAACTTCACGACCAGCAGAAATGGATCGACCTGCTGGGGAATCAGCGGGGAAGCCGAGGAAAACTGTGGTATTGCGAGGTTGGTTCACACTGACACACCGTAGACCGTCTACCCTGATAGGCGTGCGTTTAGGTGTATTGGATGTGGGAAGCAACACGGTTCATCTCGTGGCGGTTGACGCCAGGGACGGTGGTCGACCGACCCCGATGAGCGACTGGAAGACCGGGCTCCGGCTCGTCGAGATGCTCGACGGGGACGGGGCCATCGACGACAAGGGCATGAAGAAGTTGACCGAGGCGGTCGCCGAGGCCGCGGATCTCGTCGACAAACTCGGCTGCCAGGAGATGATCCCGTTCGCGACGTCCGCCGTGCGATCGGCGACGAACTCCGAAGCGGTCCTTGACCACGTGGAGAAGGAGACCGGCGTGCGCCTGGAGATCCTCTCCGGTGAAGAGGAGGCCAACCTGACCTTCCTCGCGGCCCGCCGCTGGTATGGCTGGTCCGCCGGCCGCATCACCAACCTCGACATCGGCGGCGGCTCGCTCGAGATGTCCACCGGTCTCGACGAACATCCGCAGATCGCCGTCTCCCTCGACCTCGGCGCCGGCCGCCTGACCCACGAATGGTTCGACACCGACCCGCCGGAGCGCAAGAAGATCAACACCTTGCGCGACTACATCGACGCCGAGCTCGCCCGTCCCGCCGCTGACTTCAAGGCCATTGGTGTGGAGGGCCTCGCCGTCGGCACCTCCAAGACCTTCCGTACCCTCGCCCGACTGACCGGCGCCGCGCCCTCCTCGGCCGGGCCTTACGTCCAGCGCACCCTGACCGCGCCGGGCCTGCGTCAGTTGATCTCCTTCATTTCCAGGATGACCGCCGCGGACCGAGCCGAGCTCGAGGGCATCAGCTCCGACCGATCCCACCAGATCGTCGCGGGTGCCCTCGTCGCCGAGGCCTCGATGCGCGCCCTGGGCCTCGAGAAACTGGAGATCTGTCCGTGGGCTCTGCGAGAAGGGGTGATTTTGCGTCGACTGGACAAGGGGACTGGAATAGAGTGACGGGAAAGACGGAAGGACACCTGAGCAATGGCTGAAGACAAACAACTCACGGTTGCGGAGCTGCTGGCCCGCTCCCGTGAGAGCAAACCGGATGCGGAGCCGCCGCGGCGTCGGCGTCGCCGCAGCCTGGAGGAAGGTGGGATCTCCGTCGCCGAGTTGACGGGGTCGTTCCCAGCCGTCGAGGCCACGCCACCCGAGTCCAAGCACAGTTCCGTGCCCTTGGATGCCTCCCCTGAGGATTCCGACGCCGAGCGTCAGGCCGCGGAGAAGGCCGAAGCCGAGCGTAAGGCCGCGGAAAAGGCCGAAGCTGAGAAGAAGGCCGCCGAGAAGAAGGCGGCCGACAAGGCGGAAGCTGAGCGCAAGGCGGCCGACAAGGCGGAAGCTGAGCGTAAGGCTGCGGAGCAGAAGGCCGCCGAGGAGGCGGAAGCCGAGCGCAAGGCCGAAGCCGAGAAGAAGGCCGCCGAAAAAAAGGCCGCCGAAAAAAAGGCCGCCGAAAAGGCCGAAGCCGAGAAGGCCGAAGCCGAGAAGAAGGCCGCGGCCGACAAGCGTGCTGCCGAGGATCGCGCCATTCTCGAGGAGAAGGCCCGCAAGGAGCGTGAGGCTCAAGAGGCCGAGACGGCCGCCGTCAAGAAGCCGTCCGCCGATGAGACGACCGTCATCAGCAAGATCACTGAGCAGCCCAAGCCGAAGGAGTCGGCAGCCCCGAACTCCCTCACGTCCGCTTCCAGGGCCGGCGCCACCGCGGCCGACACAACGGCCATTCCGACTGTCAGGGCGGACGCCCCCGAACGGCGAGGGTACGGCGACACCGCCACCATCGACGCCGTCCGCATCGACGATGATGACGAACGCTACGCCGACCGGCAGGTTGAGCACAGTCACGACAGTGGGGCCGAGGACTGGGAGGATGAGGGCGCCGGCATCGCCACAGTCATCGGGATGGCGCTGGTGGGCGTCGTCATCGGCGTTATCGTCTTCATCGGTTTCGAACTCATGTGGGGACAGCTGAACTCGTGGTTCGTCACTCTCCTCGCCCTAGCGGTGACCGCCGTCATGGTTGCCGT from Corynebacterium guangdongense includes the following:
- a CDS encoding Ppx/GppA phosphatase family protein; its protein translation is MRLGVLDVGSNTVHLVAVDARDGGRPTPMSDWKTGLRLVEMLDGDGAIDDKGMKKLTEAVAEAADLVDKLGCQEMIPFATSAVRSATNSEAVLDHVEKETGVRLEILSGEEEANLTFLAARRWYGWSAGRITNLDIGGGSLEMSTGLDEHPQIAVSLDLGAGRLTHEWFDTDPPERKKINTLRDYIDAELARPAADFKAIGVEGLAVGTSKTFRTLARLTGAAPSSAGPYVQRTLTAPGLRQLISFISRMTAADRAELEGISSDRSHQIVAGALVAEASMRALGLEKLEICPWALREGVILRRLDKGTGIE